The genomic window CGAGCTGTCCGCGTCGGAAGTACCGATCATGGACGGCAGCGCAGGTCCCTTCGTATTCCTGATCCAGTCCGCTGGCCTGCAAGAGCAGGAAGCGGCCAAGAAGTTCATCCGCATCAAGCGCGAAGTGACGGTGGAAGAGGGCGACAAGCGCGCCACCTTCGTTCCGTTCGACGGCTTCAAGGTGAGCTTCGAGATCGATTTCGATCACCCGGTCTTCCGTGGTCGCACCCAGAAAGCCGTGGTGGATTTCTCCAGCACTTCCTTCGTCAAGGAAGTCAGCCGCGCCCGTACCTTCGGGTTCATGCGCGACATCGAGATGCTGCGTTCGCAGAACCTGGCTCTGGGTGGCAGCGTGGAGAACGCCATCGTGGTCGACGAGTATCGAGTGCTCAACGAAGATGGTCTTCGTTACGAGGACGAGTTCGTCAAGCACAAGATCCTGGACGCCATTGGTGACCTGTACCTGCTGGGTAACAGCCTTATCGGCGAGTTCATCGGCTACAAGTCCGGTCATGCCCTGAACAACCGTCTCCTGCGCACCCTCATCGCAGACAAGGACGCTTGGGAAGTGGTGACCTTCGAGGACGCCAAGACCGCGCCGATCTCCTATATGCGACCCGCTGCGGCCGTATAAGGAAACCTCCTCCTTTCAGCTACAACTTCAAAGGCCACCCTCGGGTGGCCTTTTTTTATGCCTGCGCGTTATTCCTCGCCCGGTTCCGGCGGCTTGCGGCTACGGCTGGCCAGGCGCTCGAGCGCGGCCTTGAGCTGAGGGTTGCTGATGCCCTCGGCGGCTTCGTGCAAGGTGGCGGAGGCGGATTCACTGATGCGGTTGGTGTTGACCCGGGTGGGCGTCTGGACCGTCGGCTGCACCTTGAACTGGATGCGCGCCAGGCCCCTGAACTCCTCGAACGTGGCCAGTTGCCGCAGCAGGCGGTTCTGCTGGTAGCGCAGGCGCGTCGCCCAGTGACCGTCGGTGACCACCAGCAGCAGGCTGCCCTCGCGCCAGGAGGCGACGCGGCAATACGGGCGTGCGGCGGGCTGCAGTTGCGAGTCGAGCAATTCCTGCAGGCGCGAGAGGCGTTGCGCCTGCGCGAACAGCGACTGCAGCGGCTTGGCTTCGCGCAGCAGCTTGGTCATCGCCTTGGCGGGCAGGGGGCGAAAGGCCATGGTGAGGAACCGGCAGTGAATGAAGCAGGATGGTAACAGATGCGCCGGGGGCCAGATGCCACCGTCGGCCCCTTGAAGTTGCTCGTTCGCGTCACCATATCACCCACTCGGATGCAAAGTTGTCCGCCCATGCATTGCCCCCAAGCTCGCAGAATGCGAAGCTTCGGAGGATGACTTCGGCACTTTTTTCCCGATAGTTTCCGGGTAGAATGCCCGCTTCATTGCCGTTCCGCGCCGCGGCCAGCCAGTCGGGCAGCCCTCCAATTCTCCAGTTCGGATGACCCAGTCGATATGTTTGCGCCTTTGTTGAAAAAACTCTTTGGAAGCAAGAACGAGCGCGAAGTGAAGCGCATGGTCAAGCAGGTCCAGGCCATCAATGCACTCGAGCCGCAGATGGTTCCGCTTTCCGATGAGCAACTCAAGGCCAAGACCGAGGAGTTCAAGGCGCGCCTGGCCAAGGGCGAGACCCTCGACCAGATCCTTCCCGAAGCGTTCGCCGTCGCCCGTGAGGCCGGCAAGCGCGTGATGGGCATGCGCCACTTCGACGTCCAGCTGATCGGCGGCATGACCCTGCACGAAGGCAAGATCGCCGAGATGCGTACCGGTGAGGGCAAGACCCTCGTGGGTACCCTGGCCGTCTACCTGAACGCCCTGGCTGGCAAAGGCGTGCACGTGGTCACCGTGAACGACTACCTGGCCCGCCGCGACGCCAACTGGATGCGTCCGCTGTATGAATTCCTCGGCCTGACCGTTGGTATCGTCAGCCCGTTCCAGCCGCCGGAAGAGAAGCGCGCTGCCTACGCTTCGGACATTACCTACGGCACTAACAACGAATTCGGCTTCGACTACCTGCGCGACAACATGGCGTTCAGCCTGGAAGACAAGTTCCAGCGCGAGCTGAACTTCGCCGTGGTCGACGAAGTGGACTCCATCCTCATCGACGAGGCGCGGACTCCGCTGATCATCTCCGGCCAGGCCGAAGACAGCTCCGAGCTGTACATCAAGATCAACAAGCTGATCCCGCGCCTGAAGCGCCACATCGAGGAAGTCGAAGGCCAAGTGACCCAGCAGGGCCACTACAGCATCGACGAGAAGACCCGCCAGGTGGAGCTCAACGAGCAGGGCCACGCCTATGTCGAGGAGCTGCTGACCCAGAACGGCCTGCTGGCCGAGGGCGAGAGCCTCTACTCGGCGCACAACCTCAGCCTGCTGACCCACGTCTATGCCGCGCTGCGCGCCCACACCCTGTTCCACCGCAACGTGGAATACATCGTCCAGGGTGACCAGGTCCTGCTGATCGACGAGCACACCGGCCGTACCATGCCGGGCCGCCGCCTCTCCGAGGGCCTGCACCAGGCCATCGAGGCGAAGGAGAACCTGCCGATCCAGGCCGAGAGCCAGACCCTGGCTTCGACCACCTTCCAGAACTACTTCCGCCTCTACACCAAGCTGGCCGGCATGACCGGCACCGCCGACACCGAGGCGTTCGAATTCCGCCAGACCTACGGCCTGGACGTGGTGGTGATCCCGACCCACCGTCCGGTCGCCCGTAAGGACTTCAACGACCTGGTCTACCTGACCCAGGACGAGAAGTACGCCGCCATCATCACCGATGTGCAGCAGTGCCAGGCGCTGGGCCGCCCGGTCCTCGTCGGTACCGCGTCGGTCGAGACGTCCGAATATGTGTCGCAGCTGCTGCAGAACGCCGGCATCGAGCACAAGGTACTGAACGCCAAGTACCACGAGAAGGAAGCCGAGATCATCGCCCAGGCCGGTCGTCCGGGTGCGGTCACCATCGCCACCAACATGGCCGGCCGTGGTACCGACATCCTGCTGGGCGGCAACTGGGAAGTGGAAGTCGCCGCGCTGGAGAACCCCACCGACGAGCAGGTCGCGCAGATCAAGGCCGACTGGCAGAAGCGCCACCAGCAGGTCATCGAGTCGGGCGGCCTGCACGTGATCGCCTCTGAGCGCCACGAATCCCGCCGTATCGACAACCAGCTGCGCGGCCGTGCCGGCCGTCAGGGCGACCCGGGTTCCAGCCGCTTCTACCTGTCGCTGGAAGACCACCTGATGCGCATCTTCGCCTCCGACCGGGTGAAGAACTTCATGAAGGCCCTCGGCATGCAGCCGGGCGAGGCGATCGAGCACCGCATGGTGACCAACGCTATCGAGAAGGCCCAGCGCAAGGTCGAAGGCCGCAACTTCGACATCCGTAAACAACTGCTGGAGTTCGACGACGTCGCCAACGAG from Pseudomonas sp. GCEP-101 includes these protein-coding regions:
- a CDS encoding DUF721 domain-containing protein, with protein sequence MAFRPLPAKAMTKLLREAKPLQSLFAQAQRLSRLQELLDSQLQPAARPYCRVASWREGSLLLVVTDGHWATRLRYQQNRLLRQLATFEEFRGLARIQFKVQPTVQTPTRVNTNRISESASATLHEAAEGISNPQLKAALERLASRSRKPPEPGEE
- the secA gene encoding preprotein translocase subunit SecA, whose product is MFAPLLKKLFGSKNEREVKRMVKQVQAINALEPQMVPLSDEQLKAKTEEFKARLAKGETLDQILPEAFAVAREAGKRVMGMRHFDVQLIGGMTLHEGKIAEMRTGEGKTLVGTLAVYLNALAGKGVHVVTVNDYLARRDANWMRPLYEFLGLTVGIVSPFQPPEEKRAAYASDITYGTNNEFGFDYLRDNMAFSLEDKFQRELNFAVVDEVDSILIDEARTPLIISGQAEDSSELYIKINKLIPRLKRHIEEVEGQVTQQGHYSIDEKTRQVELNEQGHAYVEELLTQNGLLAEGESLYSAHNLSLLTHVYAALRAHTLFHRNVEYIVQGDQVLLIDEHTGRTMPGRRLSEGLHQAIEAKENLPIQAESQTLASTTFQNYFRLYTKLAGMTGTADTEAFEFRQTYGLDVVVIPTHRPVARKDFNDLVYLTQDEKYAAIITDVQQCQALGRPVLVGTASVETSEYVSQLLQNAGIEHKVLNAKYHEKEAEIIAQAGRPGAVTIATNMAGRGTDILLGGNWEVEVAALENPTDEQVAQIKADWQKRHQQVIESGGLHVIASERHESRRIDNQLRGRAGRQGDPGSSRFYLSLEDHLMRIFASDRVKNFMKALGMQPGEAIEHRMVTNAIEKAQRKVEGRNFDIRKQLLEFDDVANEQRKVIYHMRNTLLAADNIGETIVEFREETLNNTVSEHIPPQSLPEQWDVAGLEAALYSDFGLKLPIQQWLDEDDKLYEETLREKILAELVAAYNEKEDLAGAEALRTFEKQMLLRVLDDLWKDHLSTMDHLRHGIHLRGYAQKNPKQEYKRESFNLFQDLLNSIKRDTIRVLSFVQVRREDPAEEEARLRREAEEMAKRMQFQHAAAPSMDQVTSEPEEGELPDVADNVVPMEPVRNEAKIGRNEPCPCGSGKKYKHCHGQVE
- the lpxC gene encoding UDP-3-O-acyl-N-acetylglucosamine deacetylase; the encoded protein is MIRQRTLKNIIRATGVGLHSGEKVYLTLKPAPVDTGIVFCRTDLDPVVEIPARASNVGETTMSTTLIKGDIKVDTVEHLLSAMAGLGIDNAYVELSASEVPIMDGSAGPFVFLIQSAGLQEQEAAKKFIRIKREVTVEEGDKRATFVPFDGFKVSFEIDFDHPVFRGRTQKAVVDFSSTSFVKEVSRARTFGFMRDIEMLRSQNLALGGSVENAIVVDEYRVLNEDGLRYEDEFVKHKILDAIGDLYLLGNSLIGEFIGYKSGHALNNRLLRTLIADKDAWEVVTFEDAKTAPISYMRPAAAV